DNA from Asanoa sp. WMMD1127:
TCGGGCGCCGTCTCGGGGATCACGACGACGCACGGCGCGCCGAACGCCCGGGCCGCGTAGGCGAGCGCCGTGCCGTGGTTGCCGGACGAGTGCGTGACGACGCCGCGGGCGCGCTGCTCCGGGTCGAGCCGCGAGATCGCGTTGGTCGCGCCGCGCAGCTTGAACGAGCCCACAGGTTGCAGGCTTTCGGGCTTGAGCTGGAGGCCGGGGGCCCAGGCAGCCGGCAACAGAGGCGTACGCACCACCGCGCCGGCGATCGCCCGGGCCGCCGCTTCGACGTCGTCGACCGTGATCAGGTCGACGGTCACCCTTCGCTCTCCGGACGGGCGACGTAGACGCCCTTGCCCTGGCGCCCGTCGAGCAGGCCTTCGGTCTTGAGGACCAGCATGGCGGACTCGATGGTCTGGCTGCTCACGCCATATTGCGCGCACATCTCGCGCTTGGTCGGCAGCTTCGCGCCCGGCGCCAGTCGACCGTCCTTGATCTGCTCGCGGAGGTCGTCGGCGACGCGGCGGTAGTCCGGCTTGTAAGGGGACATCGGCTCACTTCCGAGTTGGCCTGTCCAGTAGATCACCCCTGTTGCAATCTTGCAACCACAAGACGACTAACCAAAGTTGCGAGGCAATGTAGACGTGCCAGAGTTGCCCTGGCAGCATGTGTTTCGAAGGCGTTCGCTTCCGAGTTGGCCCTTGCGAATCGGGCTCCTTCACCCCGGTTCGGGCACCCGCCCGTTCCGAGCCGGGGCGGGCCCGGGCCCGCCCCGGTGCTCCCAGATGGCTGGCGCTCCGGGTGTGCCCGGCAGCGCCGGCCGACGGCGGCAGCGGTCCGTGACGCAAGGCTCCGGGCCGCTGTCTGCCGGCGGACTTCATTGGAGGAAACGATGTTCTTCGGCAAGCGCCCTGACCCCGCCCAGATCGAAGTGTGGAACCGCGCCTACCTGACCCACGGCAGGGACGAACGCGACCCGCAAGCCTGCGCCGCCACCGGCTGCCCGGGCCGCTTCCCCTGCGCCGCCCGCCTGGAGGCGGCCGAACTCCTCATCGTGGCGGGCGTCGGCGTACCGACGGAGGTGCTCCTACCCACCCCCCGCCGCGACGCGGACACCCCCGGCTGGCACGACTGGGACACAGGCGAATGGGCCTGGATTCCCGCACAGCGCGCGGTGGCGGCGGCCTGATCGCGGACCGCTCAAAACCGGGTGGGGTCCGCGTAGATGTAGATCTCGGTGATCTGGCCCTGGGCGACAGTGAAACCCAGCGCGCCCGCGACCCGGCCGGCATGGCGCAGCCGGAGGCCGGCCCCGCCGTTGACCAACACGAGCTCAGCCGTCGCGGCCCGCTGCCGGAAGCTGAGCGCACGCTCGGCCACCTCCCGGGCACCGCGCACGACGACCGGCCCCGGGTCGCCGACATCGGCCCGCAGCATCACGTCGGGGTCGAGCAAGGCCACAAGCGCGCCCAGGTCACCGCCCTGGGCGGCGGCGAGGAAGGCGGCCACGACCGCCCGCTGGCGGCCGGGGTCCGAGTCGGCGCTGCCGGCGGGCGATCCACGGACCCGCCGGCGGGCGCGGCTCGCGAGTTGGCGTGCCGCCAGCCGGTTGCGCCCGACGATCCGGCCGATCTCCTCGAACGGCACCGCGAACAGGTCGTGCAGCACGAACGCCACCCGTTCCGCGGGCGACAGCCGGTCGAGCACGACCAGCAGCGCCAGGGCAATCGACTCCGCGCGCACCGCCTCGTCCTCCGGCGTAGGCGTCGTGGGCGTACGCGCGTCGCTGACCACCGGGTCCGGCAGCGGCAGCGACAGGGACAGCTCCGGATGGGCGCGGCGGGCCTTGAGCACGTCGAGGCAGACCCGACCCACGACCGTGGTCAACCAGGCCCGCAGGTCGCGCAGCTCATCGGCGTCCACTCGCTGGAGCCGCAGCCACGCCTCCTGCACCGCGTCGTCGGCCTCCGCGAACGAGCCCAGCATCCGGTAGGCCACCGCGCGCAGATGAGGCCGGTCGTCCTCGAATCGGCGGGCCAGCTCGTCCACGGTCACCTCCGTCGGTCGCCGGTCGTCTCGCTACACGACGACCCACCGCCCGCGAACGTGACCACCGAGGAGCCCGCCATGTCGCCCATCGTGACCCGAATCGAGATCGCCGTCCCGCCGTCGGAGGTTTTCGCCTACGTCGCCGATCCGCGCCGGTTCCCGGAGTGGCAGCGCGACATCGTCGCCGTGCGCCTGGCCGATCCGGCGCCGCCGCCCGGGCCGTTGGGGCGCAACGAGCGGTTCACCACCGTACGGCGGATCGGCGGCGCCGACCGTGCGATGACCCAGGAGGTGGTCACCGCCGACCCGTACCGTGAATGGGCCGTGCGTGGCACCGACGGCCCGATCCGCCCCAACGTCAGCGTGACGATCGAGCCCAGTGGAACGGGGTCGGTCGCCACGTTCACCTTCGACTTCGAGGCGCCCGCGATCGGTCGTCCCCTGCTTCCCCTGGTCCGCCGCATGACGGGGCGGATCGCCCCGCTCAGCGTCGACCGGTGCAGGCACCTGCTGGAAGCCGCCCATCGCGCGGCGCACCAACCGTGAGGCTGGTGTGTCGCGGGTAGACTCGGCCGCTGTGATCGGAGTGCTGGTCGTCGACGATCAGGTCCTGATCCGTGCCGGCCTGGTGGCCGTGCTCACCGCGGCGCCCGGCATGAGGGTGGTCGGCGAGGCGGCTGACGGCGAGGCGGCGCAGGAGCGGGCGTTGGCCCTGCGGCCCGACGTGATCCTGATGGACATCCGCATGCCGGGTCTCGACGGCATCGAGGCCACCCGACGCATCCTCGACGCCGCGCCGGCGCCGGCGCCGCGGGTGCTGATGCTGACGACCTTCGACCTCGACGAGTACGTCTACCACGCGCTGAAGGTGGGCGCGCAGGGCTTCCTGCTCAAGGACACGCCACCCGAGCGCATCATCGCGGCCGTGTCCACTGTGGCGGGCGGCGACATGCTGTTCGCGCCGACGGTGACCCGACGGCTGATCGAGGCGTACGCCCCGGCCATGCCCGACCGGCCGCTGCCCACCGAGCTGGACGGGCTGACGGCGCGGGAACGCGAGGTGGTCCGGCTCGTCGGCGCCGGCCTGTCCAACGCCGAGATCGCGAAGCGGCTGATCGTGTCCGAGGCGACGGCGAAGACCCACCTCAACCGGGCCATGACCAAGCTCGGGCTGGTCAACCGGGCGCAGGTGGTCGTCGTCGCCTACGAGACCCGCCTGGTCACCCCCGGCCGCCGATGAGCTCTGCCCGGCGGCCGCGCCCGACCCGCGTCGACGTCGGCCTCGCCGTCGGCCTGACCGTGGTCGCTGTCCTGCTCGGCCAGGAACAGGGCGGCGACTGGCGACCGCTGGACCTCCCCGGTGTGCTCCTCATCGCGGGCGGCACCCTGCCGGTCGCCTTCCGCCGCTCCGCTCCCGTCCTCGTCCTGGTTTGCTGTGCGAGCGCCTGGATCGGCTGGATCGCGGCCGGCTACTGGCCGGCGCTCAACGTCTACGGCACCTGGCTGGCGGTCTTCACGGTCGCGGCCCAGCGTCCCCTGTGGATGGCCGCGTCCGCCGCGGCCGGCGCGGCCGCCATCTGGGTCTACGCCGGCTTCCGGACCGACGGCTCGTCGATGGGCAGCGTCCTGGCGCAGGCAGCCGTGTTCAGCGCGGTGGCCTGGAAGCTCGGCGACACCGCGCAGACGTTGGAGCGCAACAACCACCGCCTGGCGGCGCTCACCGAACGCCTGCGGCACGAACAGGAGGACCGGGCCCGGCGGGCGGTCGTCGACGAGCGGGTCCGGATCGCCCAGGAGCTGCACGACATCGTCGCCCACCACATGGCGGTCGTGTCGGTGCAGGCCGGAATGGCCCGCTACGTCTTCGACACCGACCCGGAGGCGGCCCGCGCGGGCCTGGCCGTCGTGGCCGACAACAGCCGCGAGGCCCAGGAAGAGTTGCGGCGGATGCTGGGCCTGCTGCGGACGTCGGCTGACGACGCCAGCGGCGACCCGGACCGCTCGCCCGCCCCGGGCGTCGCCCGGCTCGACGAGCTGGCCGAGCGCGTCCGTGCGGCCGGCGTGCCGACCGAGCTGGTGGTCACCGGCCCGGCGCGGCCGCTGCCACCGGGGCTCGACGCCTGCCTCTATCGGGTGGTGCAGGAGTCACTGACCAATGTGCTCAAACATGCCGGGCCGGCGTCCGTCACCGTGGCCCTGGCCTACGGCGACCGCCACGTCACCGTGACGGTCACCGACAACGGCCGTGGCCCGGTGCCGGCCGCCGATCCGGGGCCCGGCCACGGCCTGATCGGCATGGCCGAACGCGCCCACCTCTACGGCGGCACGCTCACCGCCGGCCCGCATGCCGGCGGCGGCTTCGAAGTGGTGCTGCGGCTGCCCCTCAGCCGATCGACAGACCCGTGACGTGGGCGGCCTTGGCGTCGGACTTCCACGGGACCTGGATCTCGACCGTACGAGTCTCCGGTGTCGTCTTGTAGAGCTCCCACAGCACGACGCTCTCCCCCGGCTCCAGCGTGTCGTTGGCCCCGTTGGCACTCGTGGCGCTGCACAGGCACGCGCCGCTGGCCACGTACATCGGCTCGTATCTGATGTGCGCCGCGGGGTCGACGAGCATGACGCCGCCCGCCGCCCAACCGCGGCGGGGCCGCCAGCTGCCGTGGGTGAAGTACTCCTTCTCGAGCTCGGCACCGAACGCGATGCGGGTCTGGCCGTCGTTGCGCAGCGTCCACACCAGCGACGTCAGGCCGGTCGAGTCGCGGTGCAGTCCGTTGACCTCGGCCCGCAGGCCCTTGACGTCCGCCGGCGTGAAGTCGGCGCCCGCCTGCGCGCCCGCGCCGAAGCGGTACGGCGTCCCCGCGACCGTCGTCTGCGCGGGCTTCGGCTTGGCCCGGCTGAACGTCACCGTGACCCGGCGGTTCTTACGGCGTCCCTCGGCGGTGTCGTTGGAGAAGATCGGACTGCGCGAACCATGCCCCTTGACCTGGTACGTCACCCCGGGTCGAGTGACCAGGGCGGTGAGCCGGTCGGCGACCGTCTGGGCCCGCCGTTGGGACAGCGGATCGTTGATGGCGTCGGTGCCCGTGCTGTCGGCGTGCCCGTCGACCGCCACGGTGCTGTCGTCGGAGGCGTCGATCTGCCCCGCGACCTGCTGGAGCAGGGCGTCGGCGCGCGGGCTCAGGTCGGCGCGGTCGATCGCGAACAGCACGTCGGAGGCCAGCCGCACGGTGCGGTCGCCGCCCTCGTCGTTCACGGAGGTGTCGACACCCTCGGCGACGCTGGTCGCGTTGAGAATCCGGGGCGGCGCCAGCGACGTGGCGGCGGGGTCGCGTTGGTCGGGCAACGCCGCGAGCGGCCCTGAGCCGATCGGCACGTCGGCGACGGGCGGCGCCGTGGGCATGACGACGGTGACCCGGTCGACTTCGGGCGGTGGGGCCGGGTAGTGCGCGTACAGGTCCAGCGTCTGCCCGGCCTCGACGACCACGCGCACGGTCGTGGAGCACAGGCAGATCTCGGCCGGTATCCCCTCGGCCTTGTGCAGCGGCAGGTAGAGCGCGTTGCCGCCGCCGTCGAGCAGCCCGATGCCACTGACCGCCAAGGAGTCGCCGATCCCGGGATGGGTGACGTCGCCAGGCTCGCTCAGCCCGAGGTCGATGGCCTTGATCGGGCTCTGGCCCGTGTTCGCCACGCGGAACTGCGCGGTCACCACCGCGTCGGTCGTGCGGCTCAGCGCCCGCACCTCGATCGTCGCCTGCCCACTGGCGACGGCCAGCGGGACCACGCCGAGGGAGGTCTCCGGTGGGGTGGCCGTGGCGGTGGCCGTGGCCGTCGACTCGCTCCGGCCCAGCCCGTCCTTGGCCGGCTCGCTCTGGCAACCGCTCACGGCGAGGGCGACGGCGAGCGCGGCCCCGCAGAGCATTGTCCGTACGGTGTACTGGCTCATCGGTTTCCCCGTCGATCGGGCCTACCATTAGCTAGGCAGGCTAGATAAATGGATGTTGAGGTAAATGGCGCGCAATCTGGTCGACGAGGTCATCGCCCGGCTCGGGCAGTCGAGCGAGCGCGGGATGCGCATGAGCCAGGCCGCTGCCGCGCGGGCCGGCGTCAACCCGACCGACATGCAGTGCCTGCAGCTGTTGCAGCGGGGTCCGATGCCGGCGGGTGAGCTGGCGCGGCTCGCCGGGCTCACCACCGCGTCGACGACCGCTTTGCTGGACCGCCTCGAGCGGGCCGGATACGTCACCCGCACCCGGGACGCCGGTGACCGCCGCCGGGTCATCGTGGCGCTGGATCCGCAGACCACCCGGGCCGAGATCGCGCCGCTCTACGCCCCGTTGATCCGCAGTTGGCGGCGGACCCTGGCCGGCTACTCGGACCGCGATTTGGCGGTCATCGTCCGCTTCCTCGACGAGGTCGTGGAGGCGTTCGACCAGCAGATCGAGCGGCCCTAGGGTCGGCGCTCGCCGGGCAGGCCGCTCGCGACCAGCGGAATGATCACCAGCGCCGCGACCACGTGGGCCAGCGCCAGCACGACCTTGGTGGCCGGCTCGGCGTTGGCGAGCACCGGCGCGGCCAGCGACAGCACCGCGAGCCCCACGGTCACGCGGACGAACGCGCGCCGTGGGCGCCGGGCCCAGCGGCGCAGCGCAAACGCCAGCACCGTGCCCCAGAACGTGCAGATCGCTGTGCCCATCAGGAACGAGGCCGCGGTCACGTCCGCCCGGTCCGCCGCGCCGACGCTGCCCGCGGCCATCGGCACCCCGGCCCACGCCGCGACCGCGCCGACGGCCGCTGTCAGAGCCGCCGCCGCCAACGCGGCGCAGACCGCCCGCACCAGCAGGCCGGCGGACGTCACAGCGGGAACCGAGGCGGGGACGGCGATTCCGGTGTCAGTCATCTCGTTCTCCTCCATCTAGGACGGCCGCCCGGTGCGGCCGTACTGAGGTCGGAGCCGCCCGCCTGGTTTCGACATCGCCCTCATGCGAAAAACTCCGTCAGGGCGGGCCGCAGCGCGTCGGGCTGGTAGAGCACGCCGTGGTCCTGGCCGGCCACCACGCGGCGCACGGCACCGGGGATCGCCGCCGCCACCGCCCGGCTCGCCTCGCTCAGCCAGGCCTCGGTGTTACCGCCGGCGAGCACCAGCGTGGGCGCCAGGATGCGGCGCAGGCGGTCGACCGGCATCGCCTGGCCCGACCCGCACACCGCGATGTCGTAGGGCAGCGAGTCGGCCAGCCCCACGAACCACGGCCACATGGGACTGCCGGTCATCTGTTCGACCTGCGCCGGCGGCACATTGGCGGACTGGGTGAGGAAGAGGGCGGCCGCGCCGTCGCGGTCACCGGCCGCGAGCAGCGCCTCGACCCGAGCCAGCAGGTCACCGGCCGGCTGCGGGCGGGCGTCGGCGACCACGTAGGGCGGCTCGTAGATCGCCAGGCGGGCGATCGGCACGCCCCTGGCGGCGGCCTCCAGCGCCAGGATCGCCCCGGACGAGTGCCCGAACACACACCCGGGCTCGCCGGCGTACGCGATGACGGCTGCGAGGTCGTCGACCTCCGCGGCGACCCGGTCGCCATCGTCGGGCCGCAGGTCGGTGCTCTTGCCGCGGCCGCGGCGGTCGTACACCACCGGTTGCAATGACGGCGCCAGCGTCGCCGCCAGTCCCGCGACGGTGGTGGCGTCGTTGAACGCGCCCCCGACCAGGATCACCGGCCGACCGGCGCCGAGCGACTCGACGGCGATCGTACTCCCGTCGGCGGACCGGACCGTGGCTGTGCTCATGATGTCTCCTCGGAAAGGACGGGGCGATCTGCGGCGCCAGTGCACCGCCCCCGATGCCGGACACGGCGATGTTGCGCGAGCACGAAACGCCTCACAGGCAAGCCCTTCGAGCGCTAACTAGGTAATCGTATTACTAGTTTATCTAGCTAATACGAGACGAGCCGAGATGTCAACGAAGGGCGCCTTCGTTGACACTGCGCTCGAACCTAGGCGCGCCGAGGGCGGCCGGGCGTCATCCAGCCGTGGGGCGCTCCTACCACCGGCGTGGTACTCCGGACGCGGCAGGACGTGCCGGGCACCCCATGGAAGAGCTGCCCAGATGCGCCACCAGGGTGGCCCGAAGCCGGGCCACCCTGGTGCTGCGTCGATCCGGGGTCAGCGCGGGCTGCGGCGACCCTTGGCGTCGGTCAGGCGGCGGCGCAGGTCGTCGCGTACGTCCATGATCGCGGCGTGCAGGTCGTCCTCGGTCGACGTCGTGACGATCTTGTCGAGGTCGCCGGTCCAGCACTCCAGGGTCACCTTCTGGCCGGCGGCCTGGCGGTCCTTCACCGAGATCTCGAGCTCGGTCGCATCGGCGTCGAACGACGCGAGGCGGGCGTCCAGCGGGCCGAACTGCTCGGCGATCCAGGCCCGGTCGCCCTGGGTGAAACCGGCGCCCACGCGCAGGCACTGCTCGACCGTGGCCGGGTTGGCGACGCCACTCATCTGAACTCCTCGGTTCGGCAACAGACGATCAACCGTCGTGTACCCCGGACCGCGCCGGGGCAAAACCCGTTGCCGAAGACCTGACAGAATGCGGCGTGCGCACCCGCCTCCGCTTGATGAGAGTGACGACCGAGCCCGTCCAGGTCCGCGAGACCGCCACCGTCGACCTGCCGCGCAGCGCGGATGCGGTCTTCTCGTTCATGTGGGACCCGGCCTCGTCACTCGAGCTCTTCGACGCGGTCGAGGTGGCCGCGACCCTCCCCGGTCGCACGGGCGTGGGCGAGTTCCAGGCCTTCGTGGAGCGGACCCCGGCCGGCCGGTTCGGCGTCCTGCACGAGGTTGTCGAGTTCGACCCCGGCCGCCGCGCCGTCATTCGCAGCGTGGTCGGCGTGTGTCCCACCTGGGGAGCGCTCACCGTCGAGCCGATCGGGACCGAGTCGTGCCGGCTCACCCAGGAGTTCTGGGCGGACATCCCGGCCGGGGTGCCGGTCGGCACCGACACGCACCTGCGCGACGGGTTCCAGCAGCGGCTACGTGCGCTGGCCGTCGGGTTGAGCGAGTGGGCCGCCCGCCGCAGCGACTGGGGCTGGCCGGCCTGACTGGCGGGCCGCACGGGGATCCACATTGGCCAGCGTAACGTCGCCGCCGTAGTGCGCGAGGACCCGGTGGTCCATCACCCTCCTCCACAGTGGAGGCGTCAGCGCCACGAGAATCATCGTCGCGTAGCCGGCCGGCAGTTGCGGCGAGGTCTCGAACGTGCGCAACGTCTGGTAGCGACGGATCGGGTTGGCGTGGTGGTCGCTGTGGCGTTGCAGCTGGAAGAGGAAGACGTTGGTGGTGATGCGGTCGCTGTTCCAGCTGTGGCGCGGATCGACAGGTTCGTAGCGGCCGGCGGGACCGCGCTGCCGGCGCAGGCCGTAGTGCTCCAGGTAGTTCACCACCTCGAGGAGGCTGAAGCCGACCACAGCCTGGCACAGCAGGAACGGCAGGACCGCCGGTCCGTACGCCGCGGTGAGGATGCCGACCAGCGCGACCGTCATCGCCCACGCGTTGAGGACCTCGTTGCGGTGGCTCAGCACCCGGCGGCGGCGCAGCCGCAGTCGCGCCGACTCGAGCCGCCATGCCGAGCGCAGGCTGCCCAGCACCGTCCGGGGCCAGAACCGCCAGAACGTCTCCCCCAGGCGCGCGCTCGCCGGGTCCTCGGGCGTGGCCACGCGTACGTGATGACCGCGGTTGTGTTCGACGAAGAAGTGCCCGTATCCGGCCGGCGCTAGCGCGATCTTGGACAGCCACCGTTCGACCGACTCCCGCTTGTGGCCGAGCTCGTGGGCGGTGTTGATGGCGATGCCGTTGACGATGCCGGCGGTGAGCACCAGGCCGACCATGCCCAGCGGCCCCGGCCGGCCGCTGACCCAGACGGCGCAGCACACCGCCAGCGCCGCGTACTGCGCCGGCAGGTAGAGGAAGGTCAGCCAGCGGTAGTAGCGGTCGTTCTGGAGGGCGGCGTACGCCTCGTCGGGTGGGTTGCGTCGGTCGAGGCCGGCGAGCACGTCGACCAGCGGGATGAACCCGAACACCGCGACGGGGGTCAGCCACCACCCCGCGTCACCGACGATCCGCGACAGGCCATAGCCCCCGAACGGCAGCATTGGTACGACCAGCGCCAGTGGCCAGAGGTGCCGGCGCGGATCAGCCCAGTTCATCAGCCCGCCTCCTTTACACGACGACCGTCGATGTAAAGAGTGTGGACTCGCTGGCCGGCGCTGTCCAGGGCCCGTACGATGTGGACCATGCCCGACCCGGTCCGCCACCGCACCGCCGTGCGGGCCCGCCTCCGGGCCACCCTGGTGGCGGCGGCGCGCGAGCTCGCGGTCGCCCGAGGCTGGCGGGA
Protein-coding regions in this window:
- a CDS encoding OmpA family protein → MSQYTVRTMLCGAALAVALAVSGCQSEPAKDGLGRSESTATATATATPPETSLGVVPLAVASGQATIEVRALSRTTDAVVTAQFRVANTGQSPIKAIDLGLSEPGDVTHPGIGDSLAVSGIGLLDGGGNALYLPLHKAEGIPAEICLCSTTVRVVVEAGQTLDLYAHYPAPPPEVDRVTVVMPTAPPVADVPIGSGPLAALPDQRDPAATSLAPPRILNATSVAEGVDTSVNDEGGDRTVRLASDVLFAIDRADLSPRADALLQQVAGQIDASDDSTVAVDGHADSTGTDAINDPLSQRRAQTVADRLTALVTRPGVTYQVKGHGSRSPIFSNDTAEGRRKNRRVTVTFSRAKPKPAQTTVAGTPYRFGAGAQAGADFTPADVKGLRAEVNGLHRDSTGLTSLVWTLRNDGQTRIAFGAELEKEYFTHGSWRPRRGWAAGGVMLVDPAAHIRYEPMYVASGACLCSATSANGANDTLEPGESVVLWELYKTTPETRTVEIQVPWKSDAKAAHVTGLSIG
- a CDS encoding DUF6069 family protein encodes the protein MTDTGIAVPASVPAVTSAGLLVRAVCAALAAAALTAAVGAVAAWAGVPMAAGSVGAADRADVTAASFLMGTAICTFWGTVLAFALRRWARRPRRAFVRVTVGLAVLSLAAPVLANAEPATKVVLALAHVVAALVIIPLVASGLPGERRP
- a CDS encoding alkane 1-monooxygenase, which translates into the protein MNWADPRRHLWPLALVVPMLPFGGYGLSRIVGDAGWWLTPVAVFGFIPLVDVLAGLDRRNPPDEAYAALQNDRYYRWLTFLYLPAQYAALAVCCAVWVSGRPGPLGMVGLVLTAGIVNGIAINTAHELGHKRESVERWLSKIALAPAGYGHFFVEHNRGHHVRVATPEDPASARLGETFWRFWPRTVLGSLRSAWRLESARLRLRRRRVLSHRNEVLNAWAMTVALVGILTAAYGPAVLPFLLCQAVVGFSLLEVVNYLEHYGLRRQRGPAGRYEPVDPRHSWNSDRITTNVFLFQLQRHSDHHANPIRRYQTLRTFETSPQLPAGYATMILVALTPPLWRRVMDHRVLAHYGGDVTLANVDPRAARQSGRPAPVAAAGGPLAQPDGQRT
- a CDS encoding MarR family transcriptional regulator; this encodes MARNLVDEVIARLGQSSERGMRMSQAAAARAGVNPTDMQCLQLLQRGPMPAGELARLAGLTTASTTALLDRLERAGYVTRTRDAGDRRRVIVALDPQTTRAEIAPLYAPLIRSWRRTLAGYSDRDLAVIVRFLDEVVEAFDQQIERP
- a CDS encoding sigma-70 family RNA polymerase sigma factor — its product is MDELARRFEDDRPHLRAVAYRMLGSFAEADDAVQEAWLRLQRVDADELRDLRAWLTTVVGRVCLDVLKARRAHPELSLSLPLPDPVVSDARTPTTPTPEDEAVRAESIALALLVVLDRLSPAERVAFVLHDLFAVPFEEIGRIVGRNRLAARQLASRARRRVRGSPAGSADSDPGRQRAVVAAFLAAAQGGDLGALVALLDPDVMLRADVGDPGPVVVRGAREVAERALSFRQRAATAELVLVNGGAGLRLRHAGRVAGALGFTVAQGQITEIYIYADPTRF
- a CDS encoding HPF/RaiA family ribosome-associated protein; translation: MSGVANPATVEQCLRVGAGFTQGDRAWIAEQFGPLDARLASFDADATELEISVKDRQAAGQKVTLECWTGDLDKIVTTSTEDDLHAAIMDVRDDLRRRLTDAKGRRSPR
- a CDS encoding response regulator transcription factor, which produces MIGVLVVDDQVLIRAGLVAVLTAAPGMRVVGEAADGEAAQERALALRPDVILMDIRMPGLDGIEATRRILDAAPAPAPRVLMLTTFDLDEYVYHALKVGAQGFLLKDTPPERIIAAVSTVAGGDMLFAPTVTRRLIEAYAPAMPDRPLPTELDGLTAREREVVRLVGAGLSNAEIAKRLIVSEATAKTHLNRAMTKLGLVNRAQVVVVAYETRLVTPGRR
- a CDS encoding sensor histidine kinase — protein: MSSARRPRPTRVDVGLAVGLTVVAVLLGQEQGGDWRPLDLPGVLLIAGGTLPVAFRRSAPVLVLVCCASAWIGWIAAGYWPALNVYGTWLAVFTVAAQRPLWMAASAAAGAAAIWVYAGFRTDGSSMGSVLAQAAVFSAVAWKLGDTAQTLERNNHRLAALTERLRHEQEDRARRAVVDERVRIAQELHDIVAHHMAVVSVQAGMARYVFDTDPEAARAGLAVVADNSREAQEELRRMLGLLRTSADDASGDPDRSPAPGVARLDELAERVRAAGVPTELVVTGPARPLPPGLDACLYRVVQESLTNVLKHAGPASVTVALAYGDRHVTVTVTDNGRGPVPAADPGPGHGLIGMAERAHLYGGTLTAGPHAGGGFEVVLRLPLSRSTDP
- a CDS encoding alpha/beta hydrolase — encoded protein: MSTATVRSADGSTIAVESLGAGRPVILVGGAFNDATTVAGLAATLAPSLQPVVYDRRGRGKSTDLRPDDGDRVAAEVDDLAAVIAYAGEPGCVFGHSSGAILALEAAARGVPIARLAIYEPPYVVADARPQPAGDLLARVEALLAAGDRDGAAALFLTQSANVPPAQVEQMTGSPMWPWFVGLADSLPYDIAVCGSGQAMPVDRLRRILAPTLVLAGGNTEAWLSEASRAVAAAIPGAVRRVVAGQDHGVLYQPDALRPALTEFFA
- a CDS encoding SRPBCC family protein, which translates into the protein MRVTTEPVQVRETATVDLPRSADAVFSFMWDPASSLELFDAVEVAATLPGRTGVGEFQAFVERTPAGRFGVLHEVVEFDPGRRAVIRSVVGVCPTWGALTVEPIGTESCRLTQEFWADIPAGVPVGTDTHLRDGFQQRLRALAVGLSEWAARRSDWGWPA
- a CDS encoding winged helix-turn-helix domain-containing protein is translated as MSPYKPDYRRVADDLREQIKDGRLAPGAKLPTKREMCAQYGVSSQTIESAMLVLKTEGLLDGRQGKGVYVARPESEG
- a CDS encoding SRPBCC family protein; this encodes MSPIVTRIEIAVPPSEVFAYVADPRRFPEWQRDIVAVRLADPAPPPGPLGRNERFTTVRRIGGADRAMTQEVVTADPYREWAVRGTDGPIRPNVSVTIEPSGTGSVATFTFDFEAPAIGRPLLPLVRRMTGRIAPLSVDRCRHLLEAAHRAAHQP